The sequence catacggaaacgccggcggaatttttgatgtttgaacaacgggtttgttgtatcaaagtagtccttctaAAGAAGGAAATgtccgctctctcggttgcgattcaacatcgaaaggtggcccggaatggagccacggaacaacggccgctagctgttgaggtggtgatggaccaacacggcagccaatatctcctcctcgtcaccGAAGGACGAATCGtcagagtcgcaaaggaaattgtgaaaaaagaactcgtcggcggagttcATTTTGTACCTTGTCAAACTGTCGAAcaacttgcgggcgtcggcgaaggAGACGGCCGACGAAGGGAGTCGCGGCGCGCACGGACCAGTTAGCTGCCCTGCCGGCGTTCGACGAGCGTGCCGATGAGGATCTGGCCGGGCGGCGAGGCGACTTCTTTGTCGGGGGTGGCTGTatggtgggggcgcgggggtggGAAGCAGTCGGCTCCCTGACGGTAAGACGGCGGTGGCGGGCAACGTGGTAGTAGGCGGCGtagctgggcggatgtggaggcgccGGCAGCTGGCAGAGTCGCCGGCAAAAATGGGCGATGGCGTCAGCGACGAAGGAGGAGGGCAAGGGTTGCTACTGAATgggggaggccaatgtgccaccgaccagcgggcccgaaAGAGGAGAGGGCGAGCATGCGCGCGTCCGtcacgtgtccgcgccgacgcaaatccggctaaaaAATGACCGGGAATGGGTCGCTCGTGGACGCGCGTTCGTTTGGGTCTGTGTGTTGGGCCGTCTTTTGTGTCCGTGCTGACCCAAACAGATGACGACGGACGACATGGTCTAAGTGTTTAGACGTTTCCGTTAATTACAAAATGAACGCTTTGGATTTTCAGGCCAATTTCTTCTGCCCATGACATCTCGGTGGCCAATTTCCATTGCCCCTTGCTCGGTGGCGCTTTTGGTGATTGCGTCTTCACCTCTCTTCAGTTGGTCTTCCTGTTGGTATCACACGGAACCCCAAAGCCCTCGTCCTCCTTCCTTCGTCCCTCTCTTCGGCGATTGATCATCGGCGACCAGAATGTCGGACCAAAGGTTGGAAGCCGAGTCGGTCCTCGCCGGAGGTGAAGCCCAGCCCGCCCTCCTCGAACCCTACgcgcggtgcccccccccccccccccccccccccccccccccccgggtcctCCTCGTCCTCCCCGCTCTGCTTAAAAACCTGGTTCCCCATTCGACTGAAATTTTAGCTATGCAGGCTCGTGAGATTGGTGGTACGAGCGTTTTACGACGACTTAGGATTCCAGGGCGAGGAACTGATCACTGGTTGCGCAGGGGAGGCCGGCCTAGCCGTTGTCCTTCTCGACGCCCTCACTCGGTGTCGGTGAGTCTTCGATGGCTTTTTACTCATAACAACATCTCCATCCTTATCCAATTAATGTGGTGAGGAGGAGCGAAGAACGAGGTGGGTTGGGAGATGGTGTGGGGGTGAACTGGAGAAGGCCACAGAAAGGGGACGAAGCTATTTGTTTTGCCATATCTAATTTGAATGGATAATGCTGTACTTTATGTCTGATGTGCAATTTTTGTTTTAATTCATCTCAGATGCCAGTGGGTTGAGGAAGAGGAGTTGGCAAAGGTGCTTAAGCTTAACAAGAGGAAATGCTTGCAGATCCTGCATTATTTTGAAGCTGAGAGATTCCTGAAAAGAAAGATACCAAAGGTTGTGGTTTCGTTTTTTGAGTAATTACTTAGTTTAATGTTGTCATATGTGCTGAACTTTTGAGTTTTGACTCCCCTGCTGTGCTACCATGGAGTAGAGTTGAGGAAATCCGATTGTCTAAGTTGATGTTACAGATATGTACGGAAATCTAGCCGTCTCtgatgcagcagcagcaacactgcTTTCCCTTGTGGTTGCTTTGACCTTATGTTTTTCTGTGCAGACATCCATAGGTGATCCTGGTACACCATCTGGCGCATCGTCAACTGGACATGTTATTAAATCCTATTGCTGTTTGGCAGTAGCGTAGCCAGCCCAATAAGCCAGGGTGGTCCATTAATAGAAATATTTTCAtaagtttatttattttttaaaaaatatttttttactacACTATATACAAGCTATGgggaaattccagggtggtccatggaccaccctggccaccccctaGCTACGCCACTGCTGTTTGGATTACCCCCAGGTGACTATTATACATCTGATTTGAAATATACTTAATTGAATGAGAAATTAGTTGGCTGTGCTTCACTTTGCCTTTGTACCATCAGGCAGGATATTGGAGATGAGCCTATGCTGTGGTCTACAGAGGGAGCCAAAGGGCTCTTTAGGTCCATGATGTTTTTGTTTTGTTGCAgaccatgtattttgttttctttggcAGAGTCATCTTGCATTATCCACCCCCTTCCCCTAACTAGGGGTTGCATGAGTCTTCTAGACTCCTTTTTCTTCTTAATATAATGGCGTGCAGCTCTGCTGCGTGTTCAAGACCATAATAATATGTCTTTCTGGAACACAGATTTGTGATATCACACGCTATAAGATAAGCATGATGAAAGCAAATTTGAAGAATCAATTGGCTAACAAAGTTGTGGAAAGCTACACATGCTGTGGCTGTAAAAGAAGGTATAATGTTACTCAGATTCTCGCTAGGTAATGATTAAGATATTTAACCGCCAACACCTATTGATTTGCAGATATTCAGTATTTGATGCAATGCAGCTGGGGTCTTTTGAGTGTGAGAGCTGTTCCAGAGAGTTAGTGAGGGAAGGTGACGAGGAATCAAATGATGCATCACGCGATGGAAGAAAGAGAAGGAAAACTAATTTGTCAAACAAACTCCAAAGAATTCAGGTTTTCATTATATCTGTTTGGATTTACTTCAAGTGATATTTTTTGTATATTTTATGTATTATTACACATGTGCGCTACTTTCAAAGCAAAATGATGCATTTGAACATCTAAAAATGCAGGAGCAGCTGGAACCCTTGGCATCTCTACTTGATATGATCGAGAAGTTGCCTGCGTTGGAATTTTTGTATCTTTATGATGATGATTTGCCAAGGAGCAGTGGACATGATGCAGTCAGGGTCCTTGGGGAGAAGATGGTAAATTTGTGGTGCTTTGGTCTTTGATTCATTTGCTGTGGTTTTCTTTTAAAGACAAGTTTCATGCTTTCACTTCTAAATCTTTAGTTGGATAGTCTGCTACGTGACCCCCAGAGTTCACGTGGTTTAGGTGTATTATATCCTCTTCTATCTTATCCCAAATCTTAATGCGGTCATATGGTTTTGACTATCAGGGGTGTATTTGTGTATTATATATGTGCAGATATTAATTTAGAGCATATAAATAAGTAAACTACCGGTTACTGCCATTCGAATATCGCCCATATTGACATGTCAGTGCAATATGACATGATTTATCGTTCAGGTAGACAATTTCTTGCCTGCCCTGTCTAGACTTCCACTTATGACCTAGGCGAGGCCTTTGGCTATTGCCTAAGCGCCTTCTAGGCGCTGCTTTTTCCAACAGAGTGCAACATATATGATGCATGGCATCGATCATTAATTCCTTATGATTTACTTACTGTCTAATATTTGATGTCTTCTTAAGACCAGCTTAAGTGAGTGTGTCTAATTGGTTTGTATGTGCTTATTTTTAATAGAAATCTAAGAATACTGAGTTGataataataaaattattaatcTATACTAAGTAGAGACAGTTACGTGCATATACACTTTGAGAAAATAATAATGATGTCGACACAAAGTTAAGAACCCACCACATTATTTAAATTCGCGTCTGTTCTGCTTTTCTCTTGAACTATGATCCATAATCAATATAGCAGGAACGTAAAATGGATAATAGATGCCTGTCTTTTGACTTTTCATGTTAATCTGCAGAGCCAAGCCTGATTGAGTTTATCTATTTTGTATTATCTTTCATTGACTATCAGTAGTTTAGCAGTATACACGACAaacgcacacacacatacacatgaaCACTCAGCCCCATATAACTTGTATATCATATGCATACACTGTTCTTTTTTTTTTACCTTGTTTTAACTAATTTTTTGACTAAGTCAACTACATATGTTTAGGTTGAAGCATCACCAGCTTTGAATAGAATGCCAGATCCTGAAAAACATATTAATCTTACCGAGTCAAAGATCTTGCCTGACTGGATGATAAGAGAGGGTATGTTACAAAAGAATACTCATACTGGTGATGACTCAGCGCTCAACGAAAGTACCCAGGTCGGTTGAGAAAATATTGCAATTTCAACATTGGATATTGTAAGAACCATATAGTATTGATTCACCAGTAGTTCATCTTCTGTTTAATGGTGTAGGACGCATATGCTAAGGCATATAGACAGGCACTTTACGAGGCTTATTCAAGAGACACCCCAGCAGCAGTGAGAAGGTAAAATGTATAGCTGTGGATGCCAGGACAAGGTATTGTGCTTTTCTTACTACAACTTTATATCCATGGAGTGAACTAATCATTTCTGTATAGTTTCCTATAttttcctgtagaaagaggcttCTTGTTTACTCAACATGGTTTCCTGATTTAGATTTTGGGGTTTCTGGATGGACTGATCCCTTGGGAGCCCCACACCCTTATACTATATGTAAAGCTCAAACTGGACTTGCATTTGTACCTATGCATTGGCCTCCAACCCATTACTGTAAATTCCATTAGGACTGCACTACCACTATTGCTAGACACCGATACTAATCCAGCACTCCTCAAGATGGATATCAGTTAGCAACCATGGCCATCTGAATAAAGCTACTAGCTAAGTACCTGTGTGTTGCTGCTGAACAATAAACATATGTAGAGACACTGATTATACAATTGTTTAATTTCCGCGGACTTGGTTTTAGACCGTGTCGGCACAATCACCAGGGTCTTTGTCCTGCTACCCCTCTCTAGCtagctaatttttttaaataatacatttctttaattaatttgcataaataTTACGCCgatatttttattttcaaaaataatacaccatcggcccgctgcaggccgactgagccTAGTTGGCCCACCGCAGGCCGATTGGCCTCCAGTCGGCCCGCAGCAAGCCGACTGGGACTAATTGGGCCTCCAGTCGGCCCGCAGCAAGCCGACTGGGACTAATTGGTTCGTAGCAAGCCAATTAGTCCCAGTCGGCTTGCTGCGGGCCGACTGGAGGCCAATCGGCCTGCGGTGGGCCGACTAGGTGCATGTggccatttttctttttctgtttttggtTTCAGTTGTTCTTTTCTGTTATTTTTTTACTATgattgttttctatttattctagcTATCAAATGAACCTGGTttgtgttgaaactttttgcagagATTACTAGCAATATTCAAGCCACatataaattttcataatttttggaaaaccacatttttttttcgaaacggaggcaaagattgcctcatctattaattaagcagaagagaattgcccagttattTTTTGGAAAACCACATTTTTACATTTGATAGCTCCTGGTGAATATAGATAGGGTTTAAATTTATTTATCCAAATTGATTTTTTTCATAAATGTTAAAATATTGAGAAGAATGGTTTAAACATTTTTGTGAAACAATTTGAGGAATTGTTTTTGGCTTATGAAACAATATGAAACAATTTTTGTAAAACAATTTGAGGAAAATTATCAAATTGTTTCATAAGCCAAAAAAGTATTCTCAAATTGTTTCATAAGCCAAAAAAG comes from Triticum aestivum cultivar Chinese Spring chromosome 5B, IWGSC CS RefSeq v2.1, whole genome shotgun sequence and encodes:
- the LOC123110717 gene encoding uncharacterized protein, whose protein sequence is MSDQRLEAESVLAGGEAQPALLEPYARLVRLVVRAFYDDLGFQGEELITGCAGEAGLAVVLLDALTRCRCQWVEEEELAKVLKLNKRKCLQILHYFEAERFLKRKIPKICDITRYKISMMKANLKNQLANKVVESYTCCGCKRRYSVFDAMQLGSFECESCSRELVREGDEESNDASRDGRKRRKTNLSNKLQRIQEQLEPLASLLDMIEKLPALEFLYLYDDDLPRSSGHDAVRVLGEKMVEASPALNRMPDPEKHINLTESKILPDWMIREGMLQKNTHTGDDSALNESTQDAYAKAYRQALYEAYSRDTPAAVRR